From the genome of Triticum aestivum cultivar Chinese Spring chromosome 1A, IWGSC CS RefSeq v2.1, whole genome shotgun sequence:
caaatagcttctggcttgtattctccctgtagtgttgctaatgtatttggcaactggttacatgggattgaccacatgtttagaactcttctcagggtgggagcgcttgccattatttggtcgctttggctatgtagaaatgataaggtttttaacgataaaagtacttctctgtTGCAGGTTATCTATAGATGTACCGAGACTCTTCATTTATGGTCCTCTTTACAACGTGTGGAGAATCGAGACttgtttacggaggtgtgtacacgattggaggctacggcgagggatacttttacccaacatgggtgacaGCATGATCTAAGGATTGGCCCCCCTCCACATTAGGCGTTATACAGACTCTACATGTTTCGTTGTAATTcgcctctttatttttattttatgtgAGAGGATcttatttggctgtgtgcatcttagttatgcagaggccgggtataATTCTTAAATCCTTTAAGTAATAAAGCggtccttttcgaaaaaaaagagttGAAGGCGTAGGAGGCGTGGTCGCGCACGGTGTCCGGGTCGGCGCAGCTCCCGCCGGGCTGGATGGGTGAGCAGTCCGCGCCCTGCCCGCACGCGTAGtccagcgccgccgcgcccgcgctcGGGCTCGCCACGCACCAACTCCCCGCGCCAGCCGCGGCCGCCGGATGCGCCAGCGTCGGCGCCACGGTCGCCTCCGGCATCGGCGTCGGGTTTGCCAGCGGCACGGTCGCCAGCGGCGTGGTCACGTCCAGCCCCGGCATGTCACACGCGCGCTCCAGTTTCACCGCGGCGGCCTGGAGCCACGACGCGGCGCCGTGCGCTCTCTGCTCGACGCCTCCCACTGCAGCGCGAACCAATCAATCAAACTGAAATCAGCATGAGTAGCTGCACGAAATTCTTGCTCAGATCTTTGTTATTACATCACTAAGCGAGCAAAAGCAGAGTTTTGTTGTAGAGTTCAACTACTCCCTctctcccataatataagagcgtttttacacTAGTATAGTGttaaaaacgcttttatattatgggacgaagggagtagataCGAGAGTGTGACGGACGCGTTGCTGCGGTTCTTCAGTCACGAGTTAAGTCTACTTTTTAAATTTCGGCTGCGATCTATTACTGTCGGTTAGCTCATTATTATCCTGCCGACCATGCTTAATCATCTCCCTAAAAATATATACGAAGGAAAATCCAAAAGCAGGTGTTGAATGTAAACTTCATCTCGGTATAATTCGGCTCAATTCTTGCATATTGCTTACCTGATGGAACATGAATAATAAATCTAGAGTAACAGCGGGATTAATTAGCTCTATGCATGATTCACACATGTTATCACGTAATGAAATGCATCGACGAATCAAGTTGTATGAGCCATCGGACTCTTAATGCAATTCAAAAGCGAGAATTAATGTCCTTGACTATATAACCTTGAAATTTTAGGAGCAGACTATATAATCTGCAGCAGACCCAACCATAATTAATGTCCTCTGAATCCTAGCGTATGTATTGTTGCATTTGGTCGTATTGTTTGTAGATTTTAAGATTGAGGCCACCGACCATAATTAATGTCCTCTAACACCAACAGAAGTTCCAACGGGATCTACGCCTTAAAAAATAAGGATTGTCTAGTTGACATTTGACTGTTTTTCAATTTGCCAATATTCAAATTTTGTAGCAAATGAACAGATGACACATGTATGTCCCAAAACCCTCCCATCAGCTACTTTATTTTCTGTATTTAAGCAAAAACGGGGCGGGCAAAACCCTGACCCGGTTTTCCAACAATCCAGCCGACCAAACCCTCGGTGGACCACAGCTAACAACTGGCTGCAACTTCCCTGCTTGCCATCAACTTGCTACGTATGAAAAAGGAAGGGAAACCCCTCTCCACCCCTCCTGCATAACAACATAAATCTCACGGAACACACAACACACATAAACAAAATTAGGGCTGGCGGCCATGGAAGAAGGGAAGGGAGAATAAGAAATTGCAGATCAAAGTCATGCCAGGAAGGCATCCATGGGAGAGGGGTGTGAACCTGGAGAAGAAGGTGTACCTGGAGAAGAGCAACTAAGGACGTACAACAGCCACACAATTTTGGGAATCCCAGGACGATCAACAGGTCAGGAACAAATATACTGCTACCCCCTTGTATTTCATTTCTTCACCAACTTCACCTCTCTTACAAGGAAATATCTGCCAAAATGAACATGTTGGCTGCCTACCTGATCAGAGAAACTAGATATCAGGATAAAAAACAACAACAATAGAGAAAACTTAATACTCTGCAAATAGTTGATCAATCGCAGTAGAAAAAACTTGCATAGATGAAGAAATTACACTGCAACAATACATTATGCCTAAAATGACAATAGACAGGCGAGTAGCAAGACCATGCCAACTTACACTAAAAAACTGGGTACTGCCTAAAATGGTAACAAACCTATAGTGTAACTGCCAATGAATTACAGTGAAAATTGTCAACTTACACTGAAACTACCTATGGAATAAACCGCAATACAACAATAATTACAATGTAAATCCCATAGCAATTATAGTAATTCACAGTGTTAAAGTGTACAGGGTAAAAATTCAAAACGAATTACAATGTAAAAATGCCAATGAATTACAGAGGGAAATGGAATGTAACACAATTTTTACATTAGTAGAAACTTTCCGAATTATACCGTAATTCATCGGCAGATGGGGAAATCCCCCTAGAGATTACAGTAATCAC
Proteins encoded in this window:
- the LOC123055361 gene encoding PLASMODESMATA CALLOSE-BINDING PROTEIN 2-like, with protein sequence MIKHGRQDNNELTDMGGVEQRAHGAASWLQAAAVKLERACDMPGLDVTTPLATVPLANPTPMPEATVAPTLAHPAAAAGAGSWCVASPSAGAAALDYACGQGADCSPIQPGGSCADPDTVRDHASYAFNSFFSKRTNPVQTSCDFAGAAILTSTDPSTTSCKYPSTSTGASILNTTNPVTPVAPMFGSPPGGSYNSPPGPGGYYNSPPLYGSMSPPDYGGSISSATAMMPGSKSTTAVTTSLTCLLVTTMSLGLHK